The genomic stretch TCCCATAGTTAAAGCTGTTATTTTTCCTTGTGTGTCCTCTTTTAACTTTAAAGCTGTTTCTAAAGCATAAAGATCATAAGGATTTATCTTTGAATCCACCCCGTCTCTAATCAAAACTCCTGTAATTGGGTCAACATTAACATTGGTACTTCCTGGAACTTGTTTAATACAAACAATAATATTCATACAGCCTCCTTTTTAATATTGGTCTAACCAATTTATTAGTGATAGGAGTATACTTCATAGAAAAACCATTGTCAAATTTATTTTGAATATAAATTCAAAATAAAAAGCACATATCTTTTCAATATGTGCTTTTTAAGAGATATTTTAAATATTAAAAAATATTTTTTTTCATTAATAAAAAATGCTCTTTTATAACTTCTCTTCCTAAATCAAGATTTTTTTCAATTAAAGCTTGATAAATTATTTTGTGATGCTTTAAAAGTATATCTTTATTTTTTGAATTTTTTAAAATACTTATTCTTATATTCTTAATAAATTTTTCTAAAGTTAATCTAGAAGAGTTATATAAGCTTATAAAAAAAATATTATGACTGGCTTCTACAATAGCTCTATGGAATTCTGCATCTAAAAGAGAGCTTTCATCCTCTGAAGCTGCATTTTTTAAATCTTTAAATATTGTATCTATTTTTATTAAATCTTCATCTTTTATGTTCATTAAGGCTAATTCAAAAGCTTTAATTTCTATTCCTTCTCTAAAGTCTATTAAGTCAGAAACATTTTGCCCTGTTAAAAGAAAAAAAAGATTAAAATTTTCAAAAAGAGAATCTTTAAAATCATCTTTCAAGTAATATCCACTTCCTTGAATACAATTTGTTATTCCCATTGCAGTTAAAACTTTTAAAGCTTCTCTAACTGTAGTTCTGCTAAGATTTAGTTTTTCTGCTAAATCTCTTTCTGTTTCTATTTTCTCTCCTGGTTTTAAAGTATTATTTTCAATTTTTTCTTTTATATATTCCAAAATTATATTATAATTTTTATCTTTCATTTTTCTCCTTTAATATTCAATATATCTAGGGATTGTACCAAATTGTGCCCAATTTTTCAAGTATTTATAATTTTGATAATTAAACTTAGTCGCTTTTTAAATTCTAATATTTAGTAATTGATTATGATTAACATTATAAACTAGGCTTTATTAAATAGAAAATTTTATTTTGAAATTAAAAAATTTATCTAGAGTTTTAGAAGATTCTGGAACTTTA from Cetobacterium somerae ATCC BAA-474 encodes the following:
- a CDS encoding FadR/GntR family transcriptional regulator, encoding MKDKNYNIILEYIKEKIENNTLKPGEKIETERDLAEKLNLSRTTVREALKVLTAMGITNCIQGSGYYLKDDFKDSLFENFNLFFLLTGQNVSDLIDFREGIEIKAFELALMNIKDEDLIKIDTIFKDLKNAASEDESSLLDAEFHRAIVEASHNIFFISLYNSSRLTLEKFIKNIRISILKNSKNKDILLKHHKIIYQALIEKNLDLGREVIKEHFLLMKKNIF